The following are encoded together in the Streptomyces sp. NBC_01465 genome:
- a CDS encoding TetR/AcrR family transcriptional regulator, producing MTEHTGQVRGALTRERLVRSAAAEFALHGYDGTSLSRVCKAAGATMGALTFHYPSKASLAQAVCTAGIRATQARVDEADRKGQGPLQSVGKITGALAELLSADAVARAAARLSREQPPLAMDWRGSWLPLVRTRLHQAEVLDLLRPGARPESAALMVGSLVAAVEAGLLPQLGGALLPSPTVEEHFAELWQTALQGIGASQDSPVSAS from the coding sequence ATGACGGAGCACACCGGGCAGGTACGAGGGGCGCTGACCCGCGAACGGCTCGTGCGGAGCGCGGCGGCGGAGTTCGCACTGCACGGTTACGACGGCACGTCGCTCTCCCGCGTCTGCAAGGCCGCCGGCGCGACCATGGGAGCGCTCACCTTCCACTACCCCAGCAAGGCATCCCTGGCGCAGGCCGTGTGCACCGCCGGGATCCGGGCCACGCAGGCCAGGGTCGACGAGGCCGACCGGAAGGGGCAGGGGCCCCTGCAGTCCGTCGGCAAAATCACCGGGGCGCTCGCCGAGTTGCTGAGCGCGGACGCCGTGGCACGAGCGGCCGCCAGACTCTCCCGTGAACAGCCACCCCTCGCCATGGACTGGCGGGGCAGCTGGCTGCCTCTCGTACGCACCCGGCTGCACCAGGCGGAGGTCCTCGACCTCCTGCGCCCCGGCGCCCGGCCGGAGTCGGCCGCTCTCATGGTGGGCAGTCTGGTGGCCGCCGTGGAAGCGGGACTGCTCCCGCAGCTCGGCGGAGCACTCCTGCCCTCACCCACGGTGGAGGAGCACTTCGCCGAGCTGTGGCAGACCGCCCTTCAGGGCATCGGCGCGTCTCAGGACAGCCCCGTCAGCGCGTCCTGA